The genomic segment GTGCTCGAAGCGAATGGCCAACGACCAGTACATCTCCTTGAAGGCGGGACGGAACCAGGGAGCGCGCTCCTCGATGAGTTGCAGCAGGCGCTCTTTGTCGAGATGGGGATAGGACCGTCCGCCCACCTGCACCGCCAGCCGGCTTTTGCGCCGCGGATCGATGAAGTCCTGATCGCTGCGCAGTTGAAAGCTCCATCGGTAGGCACCCGACTCCAGCGGCCAGCAAACGGAAGTGAACCCGTCGTCCAGCACCACCGCCACTTCATCGCTGTCGTCCTGATCGGCCTGGAATTCGAAAACCGCGTACACCTCGGGCGAGCCGAAGTCTTCGAATTCGATTCCCAGACTGCGGCGCACCACGGAGCGGTGACCATCGGCTCCCACTACGAATTTGTAGTCGCGGGTCAGGCTCTTGTCGACGTACCACTCCGAGCTTGAGATGGAGTAGCCGGCACCCTCTTTGCTGAGACGGTGAATGGTGGCGGCAACCGAGTCGGCCCCTACCTCCAGCCTCTCCACCCGGTGGTTCCAATCGAGTTCCACCTTTTCGGCCTTGAGCCGGTCCACCAGGGCGGCTTCCAGCGCCCGCTGGGGCAGCACCAGAACGAAGGGGAAACGGCCCTCCAACTTGCTGAATTCGACCCGCCGCCGGGGACCCTCGGAGTCGCAGAAAACCAACCGCTCCAAGCGGCGTCCCTTGGCGATGAGTTCCTCGGCCATGCCCATCTCATCCATCAATTCGAGGGTGCTCGGGTGGAGGGCCAAGGCGTAGCTGCGGGCCGTGGTGCGCCATTCTTCGTCCACCACCTGCACCTGAAGCCCTTGGCGCGACAGTTGAAGGGCCGCAAACAATCCGACCGGCCCCGCTCCCGCCACCAGAACCTCCGCTTTGCGCTTGCTGATCATGATCTTGCTCCTGTTGGGGTTAAATGCCGAGACCGAAGCGAGCGACCTCCTACCGCCGAGGGCAATTGAGCCTTCACCGCGGTCGCTGAAACTTGACCCGTGTGTGAACTTGTTGGCCACCTCGTGGCCCTCGTGCTGGCGGTCATAAATTCTGAGCTAGGCCCTCCGTTTCTTGTCCCTGCAAGGGACAAATTCGCCAGCCCAGGGTCAGCCCTGGCGAGCGCAAGCGAGACGGCGGCGCCACCCTGGGTTTCAGACGGCAAAGGTCCGAACGCCGAAAGCGTGGAATAACGCAACAAGGTGGCTCGAAACATCTCACGCACTGCACTCGGTGCAACTCCGGGTCCAGTCCACCGATGCAAATATAAGATACTGAAAAAAGATCATTTAGCAACCCCGCCCAGAGCTCTTCCGGGAGCCCTCGATGGGTCAAAGCGCCCAAGGCCCTGGGCCGAGTCGCGCCATTGCACACGATCAGGCCTGCAGTTCGGGGCGGTCGCGGAAGTGGTCCAGGGCTTCGGGGTTGGCCAGGGCGTCGGTATTCTTGACCTCCAGCCCCTGGACCGCCTTGCGCACGGCCAATTCGCTGATCTTGCCGCTGATGGTGCGGGGGATATCGGGAACCTGCACGATCTTCCGGGGGACGTGGTGGGGAGAGGCTTGAGACCGCAGGCGACGGCAAATGCGTTGGCTGAGATCGTCGTCCAGCTCCAACCCCGGACGCAGGCGCAAAAACAGCACCACCCGCACGTCGTCTTCCCAGGGCTGTCCCACCACGATGCTTTCCAACACCTCTTCGAACTGCTCCACTTGGCGGTAAACCTCGGCCGTCCCGATGCGCACGCCTCCCGGATTGAGGGTGGCGTCCGAGCGCCCGTAGACGATCAGCCCGTGGCGCCGCGTGCGCTCCACCCAGTCACCATGCCGCCACACGCCGGGAAAATGCTGGAAATAGGCGTTGCGGTAGCGCGAGCCGTCGGGATCATTCCAGAAGCCCACCGGCATGGAGGGGAAAGCCTGGGTGCAGACCAGCTCTCCCGGCGATTCGGGAGGCAGAGGACGGCCCTCTTCGTCCCACACCTCCACCCGCATTCCCAGCCCCAGGCATTGCAGCTCGCCCCGAAAGACCGGAGCCACCGGGTTGCCCAGGGCAAAGCAGGAAATCAGGTCGGTCCCTCCCGTGATGGAACTCAGGCGCAGGTCGGACTTGACGTCGCGGTAGACGTAGTCGAAGCTCTCGGGACTCAGTACCGAGCCGGTCGAGAGCATCGAATTCAAAGCGCTCAAGTCATGACTGCGGGCCGGACGCAAGCCGGCCTTTTCCGCCAGGGCCAGGTACTTGGCGCTGGTGCCGAAGACGGTCATTCCCTCCTGCTGGGCCAGATCGAAGAGGACGGCCGGATTGGACTTGGGCAGGGGGGCGCCGTCATAGAGCAGCAGCGTCGCTCCCGTAGCCAGTCCGCTGACCAGCCAGTTCCACATCATCCATCCGCAGGTGGTGTAGTAGAAAATACGGTCCTGGGAGCTCAAATCACCATGCAGCACGTGCTCTTTGAGGTGCTGAAGCAAAGTCCCGCCAGCTCCGTGAACCATGCACTTGGGCTTCCCGGTGGTGCCCGACGAGTACATGATGTAAAGGGGATGGTCGAAGCGCAGGGGCTGGAACTCGCCGGAACCCTGCGGGACGCTCTGCAAGAAGTCCTCCCAATGCTGGGCGTCGCGAACCTGGCCCAGTTGCGGACTCGCGCCCACGGCGGGCAGAATGACGGTTCTCTCGATTTCAGGTATGGCTTGGACGATCTGAGCCGTCTTCTCCAGGCAATCGATGGACTTGCCGTCCCACTGGTAGCCGGCGGCCGCAAAGAGCAGTTTGGGCTGGATCTGTCCGAAGCGGTCGAGCACGCCGTTGACGCCGAAGTCGGGAGAGCAGGATGAGAAGAGGGCTCCGATGGAGGCGGCGGCCAGCATCGCGATCACGGTTTCGGGCCGGTTGGGCAGGTAGGCGGCCACCCGGTCGCCCTCCTTGACCCCGGCCTCGACCATGGCCCGCGACAAGCGGGACACCTGGGCCCGCAGTTGAGCATAAGAGGTCTCGCCGACGCGGCCCTGTTCGGTCCAAAAGACCATGGCCGCGCGGTCGTCGCTGCCCTTGGCAAGCAGATTCTCGGCGAAATTCAGTTGAGCTCCGGCGAACCAACGAGCTCCCGGCATCAGTGTGACGTCATCGACCACTTCGTCCCAGGGCCGCCGGGCCACAATCCCGCAGTACTCCCATACGGCGGGCCAGAACTCGCCCGGATGGTCGATCGACCACTGGTAGAGGCTGGGGTAATCGCTCACCTCGGTGAAGCGCTCCCCGACCCTGCGGATGAAGCGGGCCATATGGGCCTTCTCTGCCGCTTGGCTGGAAGGCCTCCACATTTCACGCGCATCGAAATCAGCCATCAGCAGGAGTTTACCAAGGCTGGTCCGCCAGCGTAAGCGCCCTTAGCTTATTCGGCCCGCAGGGCCAGCAGGGGATCGATGCGGGAGGCACGGCGGGCCGGGATGTAGTTGGCCAACAGAGCCACTGCCACCAGCAAGGCCACAGCGCTCAAGAAAGAGAGGGGATCGAGCGGACGGATGCCGTACAGGACGGCGCTCAAGACCTGGCTCAAGAGCCCGGCCAGCACCAGTCCCAGCAGAGCGCCGATCAGCACCATGCCCATGCCCTCGCGCACCACCTGGCGCTGCACGTCCCCGGCTCGCGCTCCCAGAGCCATGCGAGTGCCGATCTCGCGCTTGCGTCCGGAGACCGAGTAGGCGATGACGCCGTAGAGTCCCACCGAAGCCAGAAACAGTGCGAAGACGCCGAATCCGCTCAGGAACACCGCCCCGGCCCGGACTCCGAAGAGAGAGCGGTCGGCCTCCGCGCGCAGGGTGCCGAACTCCAGGAAAACGGCATCGGGATCAAAGGCCAGCACTTCGTCGCGCAGTAGCGGCAGCAGTTCCTTGGCGGGCCCGGCGCTGCGCACCAGGATGGCGCTCGACCCGGCCCGGGTCTGATCGGAGCAGAAGTGAACGACGGGCCGCGGAGACTCGCCCACGGTGCGCATCTTGTAGTCCTGAGAAACGCCCACGATTTCATAGGGCGTGCGCGAATCGGCCGACAGCAAGCGCTGTCCCAAGGCACTGCGGCCGGGCCAGAATCGCTCCGCCATGGCCTTGCTCACCACCAGCACGCGAGGCGACTGAGGAGTGTCCTGAGAGGTGCATGCCCTTCCCTGCAAAAGCTCGACCTGCAAGGTCTCGAAGTAGTTTGGCCCCACCCGGGTGGTGTCGATGTTGTGGGGCTTTTCATCAGGGCTCTGCTCTTCCAGATAAAAGTCGTTCTGGTGGACGTTGAGCGAAAAGGGCGAGGGATTGGCGCGGGCCGCCGATTCCACCCCGGGCAGCCCCGCCAGACGCTCGGTCAGCTCGACGAGTTTGGCGTGCCCCTGCTGAGGCGTATATCCGCGGGTGTCGAGGCTGAAGGACATCATGGCCAAGCGCTGGGCAGGAAAGCCCAGTTCGATGGACTGGGCCTGATTGAAACTGCGGGCCATCAGTCCGGCCCCCACCAGCAGGACGGTGGAAAGCGCCACCTGAGCCATCACCAGCACCTTGCGCATGCCGAAATAAGAGCGGCGGCCCTGCAAGTGGGAGGACTCGGCGTCCTTGAGGGCGGGAATCAGGTTGGCGCGGGTGGACTGCAAGGCCGGAGCCAGCCCGAAAATGACGCCGGTGGCGCAGGATACCGAGAGGGCGAAGAGCAGCACCCTCCAGTCCATCGACAGGTCGACGTCGATGGAGATGGAAATCGGCAGGGGCATGGCCGCCAGAGCCTGCATGCTGAACAGGGCCAGCAGGATTCCCAGACCGCCTCCCGCCCCGGCCAGCAGCAGGCTCTCGGTGAGAAGCTGGCGCACCAGGCGTCCGCGTCCGGCCCCCAGCGCCAGGCGCAGGGCGATCTCGCGGCGGCGGGCCGACACCCTGGCCAGAAACATGTTGGCCACGTTGGCGCAGGCGATGAGCAAGACCAGCCCCACCACCGCCAGGAGAAAATAGGCCACCGGCCCCAGGGCCGAGTCGGCCTCAGGATGCACCCTCACCTCAGAGGTGGGGAAGAGCACCGCCCCGCGTCCCTCGTTGCTGCGCGGGTACTCCAGGGCCAAACGCGACATGACGGTGCTGCACTGGGTTTGGGCCTGTTGCAGGGATGCGCCGGGCGCCAGCCGTCCCACCAGGGTCAGCCATCTGCGTCCGCGGCGTTCGATGATGGTGTCGCCGGGAGAAGGGGCCGAGTCCTGCATCCCCACCGGCTCGATCGTCTCCGCCATCATGACGGGGATCCACAAGGCCGGGGAGATGCCCGCCATCAGTCCCTGAAAGCGCTTTGGAGCCACCCCCACCACCTGAAAGTCCCGGTCGTTGATGGAAACGGTCTGGCCCAGTACGTCCCGGCTGCCGCCGAAACGCTCCTGCCAGAAGGCGTGGCCCAGCACGGCCACCGGACTGGCTCCCTCGGCCACGCATTCATCGGACCTGAAACCGCGTCCCAATCGGAGGTTGAGGCCCATGACTTCGAAGTAGTTGCAGTCGGCGATCTCGCCGATCAGCAGCTCGGTACGCCCCTGCCACTGCAGATTTCCGAACATCAGCGAGTAGGCCGTCATGGAAGAGAACGCCTCCACCTGTGCGCTGAGGTCCCGGTAGTCGGAATAGGAATGAGTGCCGTAGTTGGTTCCGCTGGCGCCAGTGGCGAAGACGGTGGCCAGACGTCCCGGTTGCTCCACGGGCAGCGGACGCAGCAGCACGGCGTTGACGATGTTGAAGACGGCGGTGTTGACACCGATGCCCAAAGCCAGAGTGAGGACGGCGGTGAGGGTGAAGCCCGGACGCTTGGCAAAGGTCCTCAGGGCGAAACGAATATCGGCACTCAGTTCTCGCATGTAAGAAAATCCTTTCGCATGAAAAGGGCTCATCAAGGCGCGCCGCAGCCCGGCGCCCATCTTCCTCAGCGACCGCAAGCCGAAGTGCCAGGCCACCGAGAAGGCCTGACGCCGGTACCAGCGGCGGGCGCGGGAGGGCAAGGTTGCGTGGCGGGAGCGGAATTCCTCCAGCAGATCGCCGTAAATCGACTCGCCTTCCAGGGTGTCGGGCAGTGTCCGGCGCAGGAACCAGGCGCTCAATGAGGGCGGCCCCTTGCGGCCCCTGCCGGTGGGCGGAGGCAGGCTCACCTCGATCCCCTTTCAAATACGTGGTCGAGGCCCCGATAAAGGGCCTCCATGGCCTGGCGAGCATCCTTCAAGGCTTGCAGTCCCGGCCCGGTGACCTGAAAGCGCCGCTTGCGGTAGCCGCTGCGGTCGGCGCCGGGCGAGGCGATGCTCCAGCGCAAGAATCCCTTGCGCTCCAGGCGGTCCAGGGAGGAGTAGAGGGCGCCCCGCGAAACCTCGCGTCCAGCCCGATCTTCCAGCAGCTTGCTGATCCCGGGGCCGAAGGCTTCATCCTCCAACTGCAGCACCGCCAGCAACACCATCTGTTCGAACTCTCCCAAACTGCTCTTGCGCGACATGTTCCGCTTTCTCCCTTGCTCGGTGGCGACGTCTTACCTCTCAAATGTCTACTTTGCAGACATGTTGCGATTGTAGACTCTAGGACGCAGCACCTCAA from the Acidobacteriota bacterium genome contains:
- a CDS encoding NAD(P)/FAD-dependent oxidoreductase, with translation MISKRKAEVLVAGAGPVGLFAALQLSRQGLQVQVVDEEWRTTARSYALALHPSTLELMDEMGMAEELIAKGRRLERLVFCDSEGPRRRVEFSKLEGRFPFVLVLPQRALEAALVDRLKAEKVELDWNHRVERLEVGADSVAATIHRLSKEGAGYSISSSEWYVDKSLTRDYKFVVGADGHRSVVRRSLGIEFEDFGSPEVYAVFEFQADQDDSDEVAVVLDDGFTSVCWPLESGAYRWSFQLRSDQDFIDPRRKSRLAVQVGGRSYPHLDKERLLQLIEERAPWFRPAFKEMYWSLAIRFEHRLASSFGEGRAWLAGDAAHLASPVGVHSMNAGLQEGKQLASMIHGVLRHGDPFADMVKGESMRSARPSMEAYAESQRELWRCLLDIDCVPQAGPSADDFTRRNATRIPSCIPASGQHLQDLVGQLGLTLPKPAPASSS
- a CDS encoding acetoacetate--CoA ligase, which translates into the protein MADFDAREMWRPSSQAAEKAHMARFIRRVGERFTEVSDYPSLYQWSIDHPGEFWPAVWEYCGIVARRPWDEVVDDVTLMPGARWFAGAQLNFAENLLAKGSDDRAAMVFWTEQGRVGETSYAQLRAQVSRLSRAMVEAGVKEGDRVAAYLPNRPETVIAMLAAASIGALFSSCSPDFGVNGVLDRFGQIQPKLLFAAAGYQWDGKSIDCLEKTAQIVQAIPEIERTVILPAVGASPQLGQVRDAQHWEDFLQSVPQGSGEFQPLRFDHPLYIMYSSGTTGKPKCMVHGAGGTLLQHLKEHVLHGDLSSQDRIFYYTTCGWMMWNWLVSGLATGATLLLYDGAPLPKSNPAVLFDLAQQEGMTVFGTSAKYLALAEKAGLRPARSHDLSALNSMLSTGSVLSPESFDYVYRDVKSDLRLSSITGGTDLISCFALGNPVAPVFRGELQCLGLGMRVEVWDEEGRPLPPESPGELVCTQAFPSMPVGFWNDPDGSRYRNAYFQHFPGVWRHGDWVERTRRHGLIVYGRSDATLNPGGVRIGTAEVYRQVEQFEEVLESIVVGQPWEDDVRVVLFLRLRPGLELDDDLSQRICRRLRSQASPHHVPRKIVQVPDIPRTISGKISELAVRKAVQGLEVKNTDALANPEALDHFRDRPELQA
- a CDS encoding ABC transporter permease; translated protein: MSLPPPTGRGRKGPPSLSAWFLRRTLPDTLEGESIYGDLLEEFRSRHATLPSRARRWYRRQAFSVAWHFGLRSLRKMGAGLRRALMSPFHAKGFSYMRELSADIRFALRTFAKRPGFTLTAVLTLALGIGVNTAVFNIVNAVLLRPLPVEQPGRLATVFATGASGTNYGTHSYSDYRDLSAQVEAFSSMTAYSLMFGNLQWQGRTELLIGEIADCNYFEVMGLNLRLGRGFRSDECVAEGASPVAVLGHAFWQERFGGSRDVLGQTVSINDRDFQVVGVAPKRFQGLMAGISPALWIPVMMAETIEPVGMQDSAPSPGDTIIERRGRRWLTLVGRLAPGASLQQAQTQCSTVMSRLALEYPRSNEGRGAVLFPTSEVRVHPEADSALGPVAYFLLAVVGLVLLIACANVANMFLARVSARRREIALRLALGAGRGRLVRQLLTESLLLAGAGGGLGILLALFSMQALAAMPLPISISIDVDLSMDWRVLLFALSVSCATGVIFGLAPALQSTRANLIPALKDAESSHLQGRRSYFGMRKVLVMAQVALSTVLLVGAGLMARSFNQAQSIELGFPAQRLAMMSFSLDTRGYTPQQGHAKLVELTERLAGLPGVESAARANPSPFSLNVHQNDFYLEEQSPDEKPHNIDTTRVGPNYFETLQVELLQGRACTSQDTPQSPRVLVVSKAMAERFWPGRSALGQRLLSADSRTPYEIVGVSQDYKMRTVGESPRPVVHFCSDQTRAGSSAILVRSAGPAKELLPLLRDEVLAFDPDAVFLEFGTLRAEADRSLFGVRAGAVFLSGFGVFALFLASVGLYGVIAYSVSGRKREIGTRMALGARAGDVQRQVVREGMGMVLIGALLGLVLAGLLSQVLSAVLYGIRPLDPLSFLSAVALLVAVALLANYIPARRASRIDPLLALRAE
- a CDS encoding PadR family transcriptional regulator — translated: MSRKSSLGEFEQMVLLAVLQLEDEAFGPGISKLLEDRAGREVSRGALYSSLDRLERKGFLRWSIASPGADRSGYRKRRFQVTGPGLQALKDARQAMEALYRGLDHVFERGSR